In the uncultured Methanobacterium sp. genome, one interval contains:
- a CDS encoding DUF1284 domain-containing protein produces the protein MVNSKGHMVKNQDEGCSEPLRIRAHHILCMQGFQGLGYSEEFTKNMTLITEKIQKTPSFFIEIIIGADSICKHCPHLLDGGCDMEMDSLKVISSMDSLVLKNLNMETGSVISSQQLKTLAESLNPKTVERICGDCSWREDCLYFQKKCSI, from the coding sequence ATGGTAAATAGTAAGGGTCATATGGTAAAAAACCAGGATGAGGGCTGTTCTGAACCATTAAGGATCAGAGCCCATCATATTCTGTGTATGCAGGGTTTTCAGGGACTTGGTTACAGTGAAGAATTCACCAAAAACATGACCCTAATAACTGAAAAAATCCAAAAAACCCCTTCTTTTTTTATTGAGATCATAATTGGAGCAGACTCCATATGCAAGCACTGTCCCCACTTGTTAGATGGTGGGTGTGACATGGAAATGGACTCCCTTAAAGTCATTAGTTCTATGGACTCATTGGTTCTTAAAAATTTGAATATGGAAACCGGATCTGTGATCTCCTCTCAGCAGCTTAAAACTTTAGCTGAGAGTTTAAATCCCAAAACAGTTGAAAGAATATGTGGGGACTGTAGCTGGAGGGAGGATTGTCTTTATTTCCAGAAAAAATGTTCGATCTAA
- a CDS encoding nucleoside deaminase has translation MGIEHQKFMAEAQKEAQISLNNGGVPIGAILVKNGEIIGRGHNKRIQLDSSILHAEMDCLENAGRLKSADYRNCIMYTTLSPCAMCSGALVLYNIPLVVMGENENFKGPEQYLRDNGMKLFNMNLDSCKKMLGTFIENNPELWAEDIGI, from the coding sequence ATGGGAATTGAACACCAAAAATTCATGGCTGAAGCTCAAAAAGAGGCACAAATAAGTTTAAATAATGGTGGAGTTCCAATTGGGGCTATTCTTGTTAAAAATGGTGAAATAATAGGGCGGGGGCATAATAAAAGGATTCAACTGGACTCCAGTATTCTTCATGCTGAGATGGATTGCCTGGAAAACGCTGGCCGATTAAAATCAGCAGATTACAGAAATTGTATAATGTACACGACTCTCTCACCATGTGCCATGTGTTCAGGGGCACTAGTGCTCTACAATATTCCTCTGGTGGTTATGGGGGAGAATGAAAACTTCAAGGGCCCGGAACAATATCTGAGGGATAATGGAATGAAGTTGTTTAACATGAACCTTGATTCGTGTAAAAAGATGCTGGGAACTTTCATTGAAAACAATCCCGAATTATGGGCTGAAGACATTGGGATTTAA
- a CDS encoding tetratricopeptide repeat protein, with product MPILLFGSRHLDLITGKKTTTIRKIWKNPLSHGDRLHCYWNLVSKERKKLFEAEVTDVDVVTFADLIQDDELAREEGFQNASELESEFRKMYPEHTSDESLFQVIRFFKLPMEEWEGAKIDEKAMITKRADILFDVGKFDKSVVCYNAALKIDPDDVYILNRKGDNLSRLGQFPEALKCYDQALELEPENEYVLNNKAIALLNSNRPDEALKTSDKALKINNKNMLVLYWRGFILEMLGRFQEALNCYDKILKLNPQDSEAWNAKGNLLSQIDQAEAALECYDRSLELCLEDESDSSTWNRKGNALMELNRFDEAVECYDKALSLEPDNEIFLSNKGVAFMELNQFENAVFCFRKALILNPENEDAQILMDECLENL from the coding sequence ATACCGATCCTGCTATTTGGAAGTCGTCATTTAGACCTTATAACTGGTAAAAAAACTACCACCATCCGAAAGATATGGAAGAACCCATTATCTCACGGAGATCGCCTGCACTGTTACTGGAATCTGGTCTCTAAAGAGCGGAAAAAACTCTTTGAAGCTGAAGTCACAGATGTTGATGTGGTGACGTTCGCTGATCTCATTCAGGATGATGAACTAGCTCGTGAGGAAGGTTTTCAAAATGCTTCAGAGTTAGAATCTGAATTCCGGAAGATGTACCCAGAACACACCAGTGATGAGTCACTTTTTCAGGTTATAAGATTTTTTAAGCTTCCCATGGAAGAGTGGGAAGGGGCTAAAATAGATGAAAAGGCCATGATCACCAAAAGAGCAGATATACTCTTCGATGTGGGAAAGTTTGACAAATCAGTGGTATGTTACAATGCCGCTTTAAAAATCGACCCAGATGATGTTTACATCCTGAACCGTAAAGGAGATAACCTTTCACGTCTGGGACAATTCCCGGAAGCCTTGAAATGTTATGATCAGGCCCTGGAACTGGAACCCGAGAACGAATATGTGTTGAATAACAAAGCAATAGCCCTCTTAAACTCCAACAGACCAGATGAAGCACTTAAAACCAGCGACAAGGCCCTGAAAATCAATAATAAAAACATGCTGGTGCTGTACTGGAGAGGCTTCATTTTAGAGATGCTTGGGCGTTTCCAGGAGGCATTAAACTGCTATGATAAAATTTTAAAACTGAATCCACAGGATTCAGAAGCATGGAATGCCAAAGGGAACCTTTTATCCCAAATTGACCAGGCAGAAGCTGCTCTGGAATGTTATGATCGTTCCCTGGAACTTTGTCTGGAAGATGAATCTGATTCATCCACCTGGAATCGTAAAGGCAACGCACTCATGGAACTAAACCGGTTTGATGAGGCGGTAGAGTGTTATGATAAAGCACTTTCCTTAGAACCCGACAATGAGATATTCTTAAGTAACAAAGGAGTGGCATTCATGGAACTAAACCAGTTCGAGAATGCAGTTTTCTGCTTTAGAAAGGCCCTGATCTTAAATCCTGAAAATGAAGATGCACAGATTTTGATGGATGAATGCCTGGAAAATCTTTAA
- the xerA gene encoding site-specific tyrosine recombinase/integron integrase, which yields MNHYSNGNWKSSQGDPTDIKRFVGNASDYPQEKNFLEAFDIPEMMEDYLFELEIRNYSHNTIKTYRSIINNFYKFLLNEEELYDERQVLRGFKRYIRHLKREKNVSQNYIYLVTVVAKKFFEFGGIHILEEVKTPKRTKSLPKSLNEEEVKSLINALDTHDPVESSSPASESLKLRNKLILALLYSSGLRVSELVTLQINNVDLEERTLRIRGKGEKDRIVLFDDTTKVMIEDFLEKRTSDSEYLFVNRSGNHLTPRYVQMMIKDYARVAGIKKKVTPHILRHSFATHLLKNGVDIRAIQQLLGHSNLSTTQIYTSVDMETLKNVYDRAKLR from the coding sequence ATGAACCATTATTCCAACGGAAACTGGAAATCATCCCAGGGGGATCCCACTGATATTAAAAGATTCGTGGGAAATGCTTCTGATTACCCTCAGGAGAAGAACTTTTTAGAAGCTTTCGACATTCCCGAAATGATGGAAGACTACCTTTTCGAATTGGAAATACGCAATTACTCCCATAACACCATTAAAACATACCGATCAATCATCAACAACTTTTACAAGTTCCTGCTGAATGAAGAGGAATTATATGATGAAAGACAGGTTTTAAGGGGGTTCAAACGTTACATACGTCACCTGAAACGAGAAAAGAATGTCTCCCAGAATTACATTTACCTGGTAACCGTGGTGGCCAAGAAATTCTTCGAATTTGGTGGAATACACATTCTGGAAGAAGTTAAAACTCCAAAAAGAACCAAATCTCTTCCCAAGTCTCTAAATGAAGAGGAGGTTAAAAGTCTTATCAATGCTTTAGACACTCACGATCCAGTGGAATCCTCTTCACCCGCCTCTGAATCTCTAAAACTAAGAAACAAGTTAATACTGGCGCTATTATATTCTTCAGGATTAAGGGTATCAGAACTGGTCACACTTCAAATTAACAATGTGGATCTGGAAGAGCGAACCCTCAGGATAAGGGGAAAAGGAGAAAAAGACAGAATTGTCCTGTTTGATGATACCACCAAAGTGATGATTGAAGATTTCCTGGAAAAAAGAACCAGTGACAGTGAATATCTTTTTGTGAATCGTTCCGGGAACCATCTCACACCTCGATATGTGCAGATGATGATCAAGGATTATGCACGGGTAGCAGGCATTAAAAAGAAGGTAACTCCGCATATATTGCGACACTCATTTGCCACTCACCTACTCAAAAATGGTGTGGATATTCGAGCTATTCAACAACTTTTAGGGCACTCTAATCTATCCACAACGCAGATATATACCAGTGTGGATATGGAAACCCTTAAAAACGTTTATGACCGTGCTAAACTGCGGTAA
- a CDS encoding DUF523 and DUF1722 domain-containing protein → MFSRDFPRPHLVSSKCIEFEPCRYNGLIIRSSLVEKLKEYADFTPVCPEVGIGLGIPRNPIHLEKDTERIELIQPSTGYNCTDKMLEFADSFLKSVKGVDGFILKNKSPSCGVKAVKVYPKGEISRPWADGVGLFAAAVFRCFPSSPVEDEGRLRNYHLRENFLTRIYTLADFRETVLNGDFGDLIEFHRKNKLLFSSYSQIQSKKLGRLVSNLKKANLPDLIEKYGNNLKKMLLNDPVPPSNINILMHAFGYFSKDLSSQEKAFFLESLEKYRQGRVPLLVIQNLLQSWIIRFNKEYLMDQTFFEPYPDELMEITFI, encoded by the coding sequence TTGTTTTCAAGGGATTTTCCACGGCCACATTTGGTTTCAAGTAAATGCATAGAATTTGAGCCCTGCCGTTATAATGGCCTCATTATAAGAAGTAGCCTGGTAGAAAAACTTAAAGAATACGCTGATTTCACGCCAGTATGCCCTGAGGTGGGGATTGGACTGGGAATACCCCGGAACCCCATTCACCTGGAAAAAGATACAGAGAGAATAGAACTGATCCAACCGTCTACTGGATATAATTGCACTGACAAAATGTTAGAATTTGCAGATTCATTTTTAAAGTCGGTTAAGGGGGTTGATGGTTTTATATTGAAAAATAAATCCCCTTCGTGTGGTGTAAAGGCAGTTAAAGTTTACCCTAAAGGTGAAATTTCAAGACCATGGGCCGATGGTGTTGGTTTATTTGCGGCAGCAGTTTTCAGATGTTTCCCATCTTCTCCTGTGGAAGATGAGGGTCGTTTGCGTAATTATCACTTGCGAGAAAATTTCCTGACCAGAATTTATACTTTGGCTGATTTCAGGGAAACTGTTTTAAATGGTGATTTTGGTGATTTAATTGAGTTCCACAGAAAAAATAAGCTTTTATTTTCATCATACAGCCAGATACAATCTAAAAAACTGGGAAGATTAGTGTCCAATTTGAAGAAGGCAAATCTACCGGATTTAATTGAAAAATATGGAAATAACCTGAAAAAGATGCTTCTTAACGATCCTGTACCTCCATCAAATATCAACATTTTAATGCATGCATTTGGCTATTTCTCCAAGGATCTGTCCAGTCAAGAGAAAGCATTTTTCCTAGAATCCCTTGAAAAATATCGCCAGGGACGGGTACCCCTTTTAGTAATCCAAAACTTACTTCAATCATGGATTATCCGTTTTAATAAGGAATATCTCATGGATCAAACTTTTTTTGAGCCTTATCCTGATGAATTAATGGAAATAACATTTATTTAA
- a CDS encoding anaerobic ribonucleoside-triphosphate reductase activating protein encodes MITGGVIFSSLEYPGKVSLVIFTGGCLLRCPYCHNPEIIEGGESTSLQDIENEIDEALDFIDAVVITGGEPMMQTQEVCKILEYSRKKGLKTKLDTNGCYPERLLKIIDLVDYVALDIKAPFHKYKEVIGEEIGETVKESMELLANSKCFLECRTTYVPGLLEPEDVQDIAENIKCDIYTLQQFRNRTVLDEKLKETPNTDPKELREIALQIKPVLGKVKIKTSQFGDEII; translated from the coding sequence ATGATTACCGGTGGTGTGATATTTTCTTCCCTTGAATATCCTGGCAAGGTATCCCTGGTTATATTTACAGGTGGTTGTCTTTTAAGATGTCCTTACTGCCACAATCCCGAGATTATTGAGGGAGGAGAAAGTACTTCACTCCAGGACATTGAAAATGAGATTGATGAAGCACTGGACTTCATTGATGCAGTGGTCATCACCGGTGGAGAACCAATGATGCAGACTCAAGAGGTTTGCAAGATCCTGGAGTATTCCCGAAAAAAGGGTTTGAAAACCAAACTGGACACTAATGGATGTTACCCTGAAAGACTTCTAAAGATAATTGACCTGGTAGATTACGTTGCCCTGGATATAAAAGCTCCATTCCACAAATACAAAGAAGTTATAGGTGAAGAGATTGGTGAAACTGTGAAAGAAAGCATGGAATTACTGGCCAATTCCAAATGTTTTCTGGAATGCAGAACCACCTATGTTCCTGGACTTCTGGAACCAGAGGATGTGCAGGATATCGCTGAGAATATAAAGTGCGATATTTACACCCTACAACAATTCCGAAACCGAACTGTGCTGGATGAAAAATTAAAGGAAACACCCAACACCGATCCAAAAGAACTCCGAGAAATTGCACTGCAAATTAAACCGGTTCTGGGAAAAGTCAAGATCAAAACATCACAATTCGGTGATGAAATAATATAA
- a CDS encoding biotin transporter BioY, which yields MEISIDNYFQKRYSLFAWRSNTSVVNKVILAFFMACITGLMAQVIIPLPWTPVPVTAQTFAVLMAGVVLGRRWGGISQVMYLAVGLLGVPWFAGLTGGYEILLGATGGYFLGFILTAFVMGYVTDKYVQSRNFRPMLGLTFLVNFAFIYIPGLLGLGLWMYMVNGTFPTFLTLITMGLLPFIIGDLVKIGGVAAITKAITPKEEY from the coding sequence ATGGAAATCAGCATTGATAATTATTTTCAGAAGAGGTATTCACTTTTCGCCTGGCGTTCTAATACTTCTGTGGTAAACAAGGTGATTCTGGCATTTTTCATGGCCTGTATCACTGGACTAATGGCTCAAGTAATAATACCCCTTCCCTGGACTCCGGTACCTGTAACAGCGCAAACATTTGCTGTTCTAATGGCCGGTGTGGTTCTTGGCCGTAGGTGGGGTGGAATTAGCCAGGTAATGTACCTGGCAGTAGGTCTACTGGGAGTACCCTGGTTTGCAGGGCTCACTGGTGGTTATGAAATACTTTTAGGTGCTACCGGAGGATATTTCCTGGGTTTCATTCTAACGGCATTTGTAATGGGCTACGTTACTGACAAATATGTTCAGTCTCGAAATTTCCGTCCTATGTTAGGATTAACATTCCTGGTAAATTTCGCCTTTATCTACATTCCGGGTCTCTTGGGACTTGGATTATGGATGTACATGGTTAACGGAACATTCCCCACCTTCTTAACCCTGATAACCATGGGTCTTTTACCCTTCATTATCGGAGACCTGGTGAAGATAGGTGGAGTAGCAGCCATTACCAAGGCAATAACTCCCAAAGAAGAATATTAA
- a CDS encoding PadR family transcriptional regulator: protein MTLNRKFFLGFIRIHILHHASQEEIYGVQMMDELEKHGYDISPGTMYPILHSLEKEGYLKSRKENVRGKIRRYYKITSKGQKILIQSRQKASELTREVMN from the coding sequence ATGACGTTAAATCGGAAATTCTTCCTGGGGTTTATCAGGATACACATACTTCATCATGCAAGCCAAGAGGAAATTTATGGGGTGCAAATGATGGATGAATTGGAAAAACACGGCTATGATATTAGTCCTGGAACTATGTATCCCATATTGCATTCACTGGAGAAGGAAGGATATCTAAAAAGTAGAAAAGAAAATGTAAGAGGTAAAATCAGGAGATACTATAAAATAACTTCCAAAGGTCAAAAGATTCTTATTCAATCTCGTCAGAAGGCATCTGAACTCACCCGTGAAGTTATGAATTAA
- a CDS encoding DUF5518 domain-containing protein produces the protein MVKWGPVIVGFILAVILGNLFGIYVNQYWGVNLGLFIAGFIVGYWVHEGIIGGLWNATVAGAFGSIVLAILLIVGGTIFGGAAGLAAGAVTGFTIVIVSLIANIVFMGVGGAIGGMLSGSD, from the coding sequence ATGGTGAAATGGGGACCGGTAATTGTAGGATTTATTTTAGCAGTCATCCTGGGTAATCTATTTGGGATTTACGTGAATCAGTACTGGGGTGTAAACCTGGGACTGTTCATTGCAGGATTTATAGTAGGATATTGGGTGCATGAGGGAATAATTGGTGGTCTTTGGAATGCTACCGTAGCTGGTGCATTCGGGTCCATAGTGCTGGCTATTCTGCTGATTGTGGGTGGTACTATCTTTGGTGGAGCTGCCGGTCTTGCAGCTGGAGCAGTAACTGGTTTCACCATAGTAATAGTTTCCTTAATTGCAAACATAGTCTTTATGGGTGTTGGAGGAGCCATTGGTGGTATGCTCAGTGGCAGTGATTAA